A stretch of Pseudomonas sp. LS.1a DNA encodes these proteins:
- a CDS encoding pyridoxal phosphate-dependent aminotransferase: MRYAKLTQRIAGDGAAAWDIHYRALALQAEGKDILLLSVGDPDFDTPAPIVEAAIDSLRAGHTHYADVRGKLALRQAIANRHRQRSGQAVNADQVTVLAGAQCALYCVAQCVLDPGDEVIVAEPMYVTYEAVFGACGAKVVPVPVKPENGFRVCPRDVAARITPRTRALALNSPHNPSGASLPRATWEALAELCIAHDLWLISDEVYSELLYDGEHVSPGSLPGMAERTATLNSLSKSHAMTGWRVGWVVGSTELAAHLENLALCMLYGSPDFIQDAAVVALEQQLPELDTMREAYRQRRDLVCEQLSGCPGIKVLKPDGGMFVMVDIRETGLSAQAFADRLLDSQGVSVLAGEAFGPSAAGHIRLGLVLGNEALSDACQRIARCAAALMQGQAHA, encoded by the coding sequence ATGCGCTACGCCAAGCTCACTCAACGCATCGCCGGCGACGGGGCTGCAGCCTGGGACATCCACTACCGCGCCCTGGCGCTGCAGGCCGAGGGCAAGGATATCCTGCTGCTGTCGGTGGGTGACCCGGACTTCGACACCCCCGCGCCGATCGTCGAGGCGGCCATCGACAGCCTGCGTGCGGGCCACACCCATTACGCCGATGTGCGCGGCAAGCTGGCGCTGCGCCAGGCCATCGCCAATCGCCACCGCCAGCGCAGCGGCCAGGCCGTCAATGCCGACCAGGTGACGGTGCTGGCCGGGGCCCAGTGTGCGCTGTACTGCGTGGCCCAGTGCGTGCTCGACCCGGGTGACGAGGTGATTGTCGCCGAGCCCATGTACGTGACCTACGAGGCGGTGTTTGGTGCCTGTGGCGCCAAGGTGGTTCCGGTGCCGGTCAAGCCGGAGAACGGCTTTCGCGTGTGCCCGCGTGACGTGGCCGCGCGCATCACCCCGCGCACCCGCGCCCTGGCCCTGAACAGCCCGCACAACCCCTCGGGGGCGAGCCTGCCGCGCGCCACCTGGGAAGCGCTGGCCGAACTGTGCATCGCCCACGATTTGTGGCTGATCTCCGACGAGGTCTACAGCGAGCTGCTGTACGACGGCGAGCATGTCAGCCCCGGCAGCCTGCCGGGCATGGCCGAGCGCACCGCCACCCTCAACAGCCTGTCGAAGTCGCATGCCATGACCGGCTGGCGGGTGGGCTGGGTGGTGGGTTCGACCGAGCTGGCCGCTCACCTGGAAAACCTTGCCCTGTGCATGTTGTACGGTTCACCGGACTTCATCCAGGACGCCGCCGTGGTAGCACTGGAGCAGCAATTGCCCGAGCTCGATACCATGCGCGAGGCCTATCGCCAGCGCCGCGACCTGGTGTGCGAGCAGTTGTCCGGTTGCCCGGGCATCAAGGTGCTCAAGCCCGATGGCGGCATGTTCGTGATGGTCGATATCCGCGAGACCGGCCTCAGCGCCCAGGCCTTCGCCGATCGCCTGCTCGACAGCCAGGGTGTGTCGGTGCTCGCCGGCGAAGCCTTCGGCCCCAGCGCTGCCGGGCATATCCGCCTGGGCCTGGTACTGGGTAACGAGGCCTTGTCCGACGCTTGCCAGCGCATCGCCCGCTGCGCCGCCGCACTGATGCAGGGGCAGGCCCATGCGTGA
- a CDS encoding aldehyde dehydrogenase family protein, with amino-acid sequence MREYARLYIDGAWQVSSGQGMAEVIDPATEQAIGRVPLGAEADVERAVMAARRAFDGWSRTPSSVRAGYITALAAQLKSRAAEMASVITDELGMPVQWCQAVQVEGPIAGLEQYAELAGLMDEVREVGNSLVYREAVGVCAFINPWNYPLHQMIGKLAPALAAGCTVVVKPSQETPLHAFMLAEMIEAIGLPAGVFNLVSGPGAKVGEALARHPQVDMVSFTGSTGAGVRVAQAAAPTVKRVCLELGGKSPLLITADADLHAAVRHGVQDVMINSGQTCTALTRMLLPASRYAEALEIAEAETRALVMGDPRDPASFLGPMCSAGQRRTVLDYIRLGQEEGARLLCGGDTPAGFARGFYVAPTLFADVDNRMRIAQEEIFGPVLCLIPYADEAQALALANDSPFGLSSAVWAGSREHGLALARQIRAGQCFINGGGFNYQAPFGGYKQSGNGREWGEEGLAEFVEVKAVQC; translated from the coding sequence ATGCGTGAGTATGCGCGGCTGTACATCGACGGCGCCTGGCAGGTATCGAGCGGGCAGGGCATGGCCGAGGTGATCGACCCGGCCACCGAACAGGCCATCGGCCGCGTGCCGTTGGGCGCCGAGGCCGATGTCGAACGGGCGGTGATGGCCGCGCGGCGGGCCTTTGATGGTTGGTCACGCACGCCGTCCAGCGTACGGGCCGGGTACATAACGGCGTTGGCCGCACAGCTGAAAAGCCGCGCGGCGGAAATGGCCTCGGTCATCACCGACGAGCTGGGCATGCCGGTGCAGTGGTGCCAGGCGGTGCAGGTAGAGGGCCCGATCGCCGGGCTGGAGCAGTACGCCGAACTGGCCGGGCTGATGGATGAGGTGCGCGAAGTCGGTAACTCACTGGTGTACCGCGAGGCCGTTGGCGTGTGCGCGTTCATCAACCCATGGAACTACCCGCTGCACCAGATGATCGGCAAGCTGGCGCCGGCCTTGGCCGCCGGCTGCACGGTGGTGGTCAAGCCCAGCCAGGAAACGCCGCTGCATGCGTTCATGCTGGCCGAGATGATCGAGGCCATCGGCCTGCCGGCCGGGGTGTTCAACCTGGTCAGCGGGCCGGGGGCCAAGGTCGGCGAGGCCCTGGCCCGGCACCCGCAGGTGGACATGGTGTCGTTCACCGGCTCCACCGGCGCCGGGGTGCGCGTGGCCCAGGCGGCCGCGCCCACGGTGAAGCGGGTGTGCCTGGAGCTGGGCGGCAAATCGCCGCTGCTGATTACCGCGGACGCCGACCTGCACGCGGCGGTGCGCCATGGCGTGCAGGACGTGATGATCAATTCGGGGCAGACCTGCACGGCCCTGACCCGCATGCTGCTACCGGCCAGCCGCTACGCCGAAGCGCTTGAGATTGCCGAGGCCGAGACCCGCGCGTTGGTCATGGGCGACCCGCGTGACCCGGCCAGCTTCCTCGGGCCGATGTGTTCGGCAGGCCAGCGGCGCACCGTGCTCGACTACATTCGCCTGGGGCAGGAGGAGGGGGCGCGCCTGCTGTGCGGCGGCGACACGCCAGCCGGCTTCGCACGCGGCTTCTACGTGGCGCCGACGTTGTTCGCTGACGTCGACAACCGCATGCGTATCGCCCAGGAGGAAATCTTCGGCCCGGTGCTGTGCCTGATCCCCTATGCCGACGAGGCCCAGGCGTTGGCCCTGGCCAATGATTCGCCGTTCGGCCTGTCCAGCGCGGTGTGGGCCGGCAGTCGCGAGCACGGCCTGGCCCTGGCGCGGCAGATACGCGCCGGGCAATGCTTCATCAACGGTGGCGGGTTCAACTACCAGGCACCGTTCGGTGGCTACAAGCAGTCGGGCAACGGGCGCGAGTGGGGCGAGGAAGGCCTGGCGGAGTTCGTCGAGGTGAAAGCGGTGCAGTGCTGA
- a CDS encoding NAD(P)H-dependent oxidoreductase, translated as MNVLIVHAHPEPQSFTAALRDQAVETFRAQGHQVQVSDLYAMGWNPVASADDFTQRENPEYLVYALEQRQGVKRGAIAADIQQELDKLLWADLLVLNFPVFWFSAPAMLKGWIDRVLVSGVCYGGKRFYDQGGLAGKKALVTVTLGGREHMFGDGAIHGPLEDMLRPILRGTLAYVGFEVLPPFVAWHVPYISDEARQGFLQQYRQRLEQLSDDQPLVFPRLEQFDEALYPLT; from the coding sequence GTGAATGTACTGATCGTCCACGCTCACCCCGAGCCGCAATCGTTCACTGCTGCCCTGCGTGACCAGGCCGTAGAAACCTTCCGCGCCCAGGGCCATCAGGTGCAAGTCAGCGACCTGTACGCCATGGGCTGGAACCCGGTGGCCAGTGCCGATGACTTCACCCAGCGCGAGAACCCCGAGTATCTGGTGTATGCCCTGGAGCAGCGCCAGGGGGTCAAGCGCGGCGCCATTGCCGCGGATATCCAGCAAGAGCTGGACAAGCTGCTGTGGGCCGACTTGCTGGTGTTGAACTTCCCGGTTTTCTGGTTCTCGGCGCCGGCCATGCTCAAGGGCTGGATCGACCGGGTGCTGGTGTCGGGGGTGTGCTATGGCGGCAAGCGCTTCTACGACCAGGGCGGGTTGGCGGGCAAGAAGGCGCTGGTGACCGTGACCCTGGGCGGGCGCGAGCACATGTTTGGCGACGGGGCGATCCACGGGCCGCTGGAGGACATGTTGCGGCCGATCTTGCGCGGCACGCTGGCCTATGTCGGGTTCGAGGTATTGCCACCGTTCGTGGCCTGGCATGTGCCGTACATCAGTGACGAGGCGCGGCAGGGCTTTCTACAGCAGTACCGGCAGCGCCTGGAGCAGCTTTCGGACGACCAGCCACTGGTGTTCCCGCGCCTGGAGCAGTTCGACGAGGCGCTTTACCCGCTGACCTGA
- a CDS encoding polyamine ABC transporter substrate-binding protein yields the protein MRKVLKVIGGLLLASGASLAQAAEVDSGNTLRLYNWTDYIGETTLADFEKATGIKVIYDTFDGYETVQTKLLTGRSGYDLVMLNASLVPPLISAGVFQALDKQQLPSWHNLDQQVVNNLQGYDPGLKYSAPYTWGSSGVTYNVDKITARMPDAPIGSLAMLFDPQIVSRFADCGVTLMDAPTEVIPLALQYLGKDPRSASPADLKAAEQLLLGIRPYIRKFDSVNYLTSLPNGDVCLALTWSGDYATAQARAVEAKKDIKLSFFIPEEGSLIWFDNLYIPKDAPHAANAHRFIEFLLQPQTMAKVTDYIHYANSNAAATALVRDEIRHDPAIYPDAQTRERLFAQKTQSPKDMRAITRVWSTVKTGF from the coding sequence ATGCGCAAGGTACTGAAGGTGATTGGCGGTCTGCTGCTGGCGTCTGGCGCCAGTCTGGCCCAGGCGGCAGAGGTGGACAGCGGTAACACGTTGCGGTTGTACAACTGGACCGACTACATCGGCGAAACCACCCTGGCCGACTTCGAGAAGGCCACCGGCATCAAGGTCATCTACGACACCTTCGATGGCTACGAAACAGTCCAGACCAAACTGCTCACCGGCCGCTCCGGCTACGACCTGGTCATGCTCAACGCTTCCCTGGTACCCCCGCTGATCAGCGCCGGTGTGTTCCAGGCGCTGGACAAGCAGCAATTGCCCAGCTGGCACAACCTCGACCAGCAGGTGGTGAACAACCTGCAAGGCTATGACCCCGGCCTGAAATACTCGGCGCCCTACACCTGGGGCAGCTCGGGGGTGACCTACAACGTCGACAAGATCACCGCGCGCATGCCCGATGCCCCCATCGGCTCGCTGGCCATGCTGTTCGACCCTCAGATCGTCTCGCGCTTCGCCGACTGTGGCGTCACCCTGATGGACGCGCCGACCGAAGTCATCCCGCTGGCCCTGCAGTACCTGGGCAAGGACCCACGCAGTGCATCGCCGGCCGACCTCAAGGCGGCTGAACAACTGCTGCTGGGCATTCGCCCGTACATTCGCAAGTTCGACTCGGTCAACTACCTCACCAGCCTGCCCAACGGCGATGTCTGCCTGGCCCTGACCTGGTCCGGTGACTACGCCACCGCCCAGGCCCGCGCGGTGGAAGCGAAGAAGGACATCAAGCTGTCGTTCTTCATCCCCGAGGAAGGCTCGCTGATCTGGTTCGACAACCTGTACATCCCAAAGGATGCGCCGCACGCGGCCAACGCCCACCGCTTCATCGAGTTCCTGCTGCAGCCGCAGACCATGGCCAAGGTCACCGACTACATCCACTACGCCAACAGCAACGCCGCCGCCACTGCGCTGGTGCGCGACGAGATCCGCCATGACCCGGCCATCTACCCCGACGCGCAAACCCGCGAGCGCCTGTTCGCGCAGAAAACCCAGAGCCCGAAGGACATGCGCGCCATCACCCGGGTCTGGAGCACGGTCAAGACCGGTTTCTGA
- a CDS encoding aminotransferase translates to MATPSKAFAIAHDPLVDADKAHYMHGYHVFDEHREQGALNIVAGEGAYIRDTHGNRFLDAVGGMWCTNIGLGREEMALAIADQVRQLAYSNPFSDMANDVAIELCQKLAQLAPGDLNHVFLTTGGSTAVDTAYRLIQYYQNCRGKPHKKHIIARYNAYHGSTTLTMSIGNKAADRVPEFDYHHDLIHHVSNPNPYRAPHDMDEAEFLDFLVAEFEDKILSLGADNVAAFFAEPIMGSGGVIIPPKGYFQRMWQLCQTYDILFVADEVVTSFGRLGTFFASEELFGVTPDIITTAKGLTSAYLPLGACIFSARIWQVIAEPGKGRCFTHGFTYSGHPVCCTAALKNIEIIEREQLLEHVKDVGGYLEQRLQSLRELPLVGDVRCMKLMACVEFVADKASKALFADEVNIGERIHSKAQAKGLLVRPIMHLNVMSPPLIITHAQVDEIVETLRQCIIETARELTALGLYQGR, encoded by the coding sequence ATGGCCACCCCAAGCAAAGCATTCGCCATTGCCCACGACCCGCTGGTGGACGCCGACAAGGCCCACTACATGCACGGCTACCATGTGTTCGACGAGCACCGCGAGCAAGGTGCGCTGAACATCGTTGCCGGCGAGGGCGCCTACATCCGCGATACCCACGGCAACCGCTTCCTCGATGCCGTCGGCGGCATGTGGTGCACCAACATTGGCCTGGGCCGCGAGGAAATGGCCCTGGCCATCGCCGATCAGGTACGCCAGCTGGCCTATTCCAACCCGTTTTCCGACATGGCCAACGATGTGGCCATCGAGCTGTGCCAGAAGCTCGCGCAGCTGGCGCCGGGCGACCTGAACCATGTGTTCCTCACTACCGGCGGCTCGACCGCGGTCGACACCGCCTACCGGCTGATCCAGTACTACCAGAACTGCCGTGGCAAACCGCACAAGAAGCACATCATCGCCCGCTACAACGCCTACCACGGCTCCACCACCCTGACCATGTCGATCGGCAACAAGGCTGCTGACCGGGTGCCGGAGTTCGATTATCACCACGACCTGATCCACCACGTGTCCAACCCCAACCCGTATCGCGCCCCGCACGACATGGACGAGGCCGAGTTCCTCGACTTCCTGGTGGCCGAGTTCGAGGACAAGATCCTCTCGCTGGGGGCCGACAACGTGGCGGCGTTCTTCGCCGAGCCGATCATGGGCTCGGGCGGGGTGATCATTCCGCCCAAGGGCTACTTCCAGCGCATGTGGCAGCTGTGCCAGACCTACGACATCCTGTTCGTCGCCGACGAAGTGGTGACTTCGTTCGGGCGCCTGGGCACCTTCTTTGCCAGTGAGGAATTGTTCGGCGTCACCCCCGACATCATCACCACCGCCAAGGGCCTGACCTCGGCCTACCTGCCGCTGGGGGCGTGCATTTTCTCCGCACGCATCTGGCAGGTGATCGCCGAGCCGGGCAAGGGCCGCTGCTTCACCCACGGCTTCACCTACAGCGGGCACCCGGTGTGCTGCACTGCGGCCTTGAAGAACATCGAGATCATCGAGCGCGAGCAGTTGCTGGAGCACGTCAAGGACGTCGGCGGCTACCTGGAGCAACGCCTGCAAAGCCTGCGCGAGCTGCCGCTGGTGGGGGATGTGCGCTGCATGAAGCTGATGGCCTGCGTCGAGTTCGTTGCCGACAAGGCCAGCAAGGCGCTGTTCGCGGATGAGGTGAACATCGGTGAACGCATTCACAGCAAGGCCCAGGCCAAAGGGTTGCTGGTGCGGCCGATCATGCACCTGAACGTGATGTCGCCGCCGTTGATCATCACCCATGCGCAAGTGGACGAGATCGTCGAAACCCTGCGCCAGTGCATCATCGAAACTGCGCGCGAACTCACGGCGCTTGGCCTGTATCAGGGCCGATGA
- a CDS encoding helix-turn-helix transcriptional regulator has product MTQASPDTPLTLSLGALQQWHAALQRALAHSETPEALAHVAAAIGQLVQVESMMISLECQGRAPQLLYQQGIPDLHRAAVLERYFSAGYLLDPFCLAVQSGLAEGFYHLQEIAPDNFFDSDYYKAYYLGTGCSEDSYYIVDLSAGRKLSLSLFQGCSGTRLSAGQIDLLRALEPMVRELLGRYARHHLEPDPAPAERGSLQAAFDSFGCQVLTDREREVAHMILRGHSVKSTALELGISPETVRMHRKNLYLKLEINSQSELFARFIDWLRGDHLPA; this is encoded by the coding sequence ATGACCCAGGCCTCTCCCGACACTCCGCTTACCCTTTCACTGGGCGCGCTGCAGCAATGGCATGCGGCGCTACAGCGCGCGCTGGCCCACAGCGAAACGCCCGAGGCGCTGGCGCATGTGGCGGCTGCCATCGGCCAGCTGGTGCAGGTGGAGTCGATGATGATCAGCCTCGAGTGCCAGGGGCGGGCGCCACAGCTGCTGTACCAGCAAGGCATCCCCGACCTGCACCGCGCCGCCGTGCTGGAGCGCTACTTCAGTGCCGGCTACCTGCTCGACCCGTTCTGCCTGGCCGTGCAGAGCGGCCTGGCCGAGGGCTTCTACCACCTGCAGGAAATCGCCCCGGACAACTTCTTCGACAGTGACTACTACAAGGCCTATTACCTGGGTACCGGTTGCAGTGAAGACAGCTACTACATCGTCGACCTCAGCGCTGGCCGCAAATTGTCGCTGAGCCTGTTCCAGGGCTGCAGCGGCACACGCCTGAGCGCCGGGCAGATCGACCTGCTGCGGGCGCTGGAGCCGATGGTGCGTGAACTGCTGGGGCGCTATGCCAGGCATCATCTGGAGCCCGACCCGGCACCGGCCGAGCGTGGCAGCCTGCAGGCGGCGTTCGACAGTTTCGGCTGCCAGGTGCTGACCGACCGTGAGCGGGAGGTGGCGCACATGATTTTGCGCGGGCATTCGGTGAAGTCCACCGCGCTGGAGCTGGGCATCTCGCCGGAAACCGTGCGCATGCACCGCAAGAATCTGTACCTGAAGCTGGAGATCAACTCGCAGTCGGAGTTGTTTGCGCGGTTCATCGATTGGCTGCGCGGCGATCACCTGCCGGCCTAG
- a CDS encoding D-serine ammonia-lyase: MIHGKTLQAWCSTHPLIDDLVTLRETRWFNPSIAPAAQALADVGLSAADVSAASARLTRFAPYLAGVFPDTAAAGGIIESPLRPLPTLHATLLQAAGLPASGSLWLKADSELPISGSIKARGGIHEVLKHAEDLALAAGLISLDSDYRVLASDQARQFFSQYKVAVGSTGNLGLSIGIMSARLGFQATVHMSADARQWKKDKLRAHGVSVVEYESDYSVAVEQGRQQAAADPSCYFVDDENSPHLFLGYAVAAERLAGQFEAAGIRVDAEHPLFVYLPCGVGGGPGGVAFGLKLIWGDHVHCIFAEPTHSPCMFLGVYSGLHDATSVQDFGIDNLTAADGLAVGRPSGFVGKAMQRLLDGYYTVSDETLYRLLVLAHDQENARLEPSALAGMPGMAKVLESPEYLARMGLSAGRMDLATHLVWGTGGSMVPDAEFAAYLAKGRG, translated from the coding sequence ATGATTCACGGCAAGACACTGCAAGCATGGTGCAGCACCCACCCCCTGATCGATGACCTGGTGACCTTGCGCGAAACCCGCTGGTTCAACCCGAGCATCGCCCCTGCCGCCCAGGCCCTGGCCGATGTCGGCCTGAGCGCCGCCGACGTCAGTGCCGCCAGTGCCCGGCTGACACGCTTTGCCCCGTACCTGGCCGGCGTGTTCCCGGATACCGCCGCCGCCGGCGGCATCATCGAGTCGCCATTGCGCCCGCTGCCCACCCTGCACGCCACCTTGCTGCAGGCGGCGGGCCTGCCGGCCAGCGGTTCGCTCTGGCTCAAGGCCGACAGCGAGCTGCCGATCTCCGGTTCGATCAAGGCCCGCGGCGGTATTCATGAAGTACTCAAGCATGCCGAGGACCTGGCCCTGGCGGCCGGCCTGATCAGCCTCGACAGCGATTACCGGGTACTGGCCAGCGACCAGGCGCGGCAATTCTTCAGCCAGTACAAGGTTGCGGTCGGCTCGACCGGCAACCTCGGCCTGTCGATCGGCATCATGAGCGCCAGGCTGGGCTTCCAGGCCACCGTGCACATGTCGGCCGACGCCCGCCAGTGGAAGAAGGACAAGCTGCGCGCCCATGGCGTGAGCGTGGTCGAGTACGAAAGCGACTACAGCGTAGCAGTGGAGCAAGGGCGACAGCAGGCGGCGGCGGACCCGAGCTGCTACTTCGTCGACGACGAGAACTCGCCACACCTGTTCCTCGGCTATGCCGTGGCGGCCGAGCGGCTGGCGGGCCAGTTCGAGGCCGCGGGTATCAGGGTGGATGCCGAGCACCCGTTGTTCGTCTACCTGCCCTGCGGGGTCGGCGGTGGCCCGGGTGGCGTAGCGTTCGGCCTGAAGCTGATCTGGGGCGACCATGTGCACTGCATCTTCGCCGAGCCCACCCACTCGCCCTGCATGTTCCTGGGGGTGTATAGCGGTTTGCATGACGCCACCAGCGTGCAGGATTTTGGCATCGACAACCTGACCGCCGCCGACGGCCTGGCAGTGGGCCGCCCTTCCGGCTTTGTCGGCAAGGCGATGCAGCGTTTGCTCGATGGCTATTACACGGTCAGCGACGAGACGCTGTATCGGCTATTGGTGCTGGCCCATGACCAGGAGAATGCACGCCTGGAACCTTCGGCGCTGGCGGGGATGCCGGGCATGGCCAAGGTGCTTGAATCGCCTGAGTACCTGGCACGCATGGGCCTGTCGGCCGGGCGCATGGACCTGGCTACGCATCTGGTGTGGGGGACCGGTGGCAGCATGGTGCCGGACGCGGAGTTTGCGGCCTATCTGGCTAAAGGCAGGGGCTGA
- the catR gene encoding HTH-type transcriptional regulator CatR: protein MELRHLRYFKVLAETLNFTRAAELLHIAQPPLSRQISQLEDQLGTLLVVRERPLRLTEAGRFFYEQSCTVLQQLENISDNTRRIGQGQRQWLGIGFAPSTLYTVLPELIRELRQDSELELGLNEMTTLQQVEALKSGRIDIAFGRIRIDDPAIHQQVLREDPLVAVLPKGHPLASSPLTLAQLAGEAFILYPANPRPSYADHVLALFAHHGMSIRVSQWANELQTAIGLVAVGVGVTLVPASVQQQHRTDIEYVSLLDSGAVSPIILSRRKGDVSPIVQRCLALIAQQAE from the coding sequence ATGGAGCTGCGCCACCTGCGGTACTTCAAGGTCCTGGCCGAAACCCTGAACTTCACACGCGCCGCCGAGCTGCTGCACATTGCCCAGCCACCGCTGAGCCGACAGATCAGCCAACTCGAAGACCAGCTCGGCACGTTGCTGGTGGTGCGCGAGCGCCCGCTGCGGCTGACCGAGGCGGGTCGCTTTTTCTATGAACAGAGCTGCACCGTGCTGCAGCAGCTGGAGAACATCAGCGACAACACCCGCCGCATCGGCCAGGGCCAGCGCCAGTGGCTGGGGATCGGCTTCGCTCCCTCGACCCTGTACACGGTGCTGCCGGAGCTGATCCGCGAGCTGCGCCAGGACAGCGAACTGGAACTGGGCCTGAACGAGATGACCACGCTGCAGCAGGTGGAGGCGCTGAAAAGCGGGCGCATCGACATCGCCTTCGGGCGCATTCGCATCGATGACCCGGCCATACATCAGCAAGTGCTGCGCGAGGACCCGCTGGTGGCCGTGCTGCCCAAGGGCCACCCGCTGGCCAGCAGCCCGCTTACGCTTGCCCAGCTGGCTGGCGAGGCGTTCATCCTCTACCCGGCCAACCCAAGGCCCAGCTATGCCGACCATGTGCTGGCGCTGTTCGCCCACCACGGCATGAGCATCCGCGTCAGCCAGTGGGCCAATGAACTGCAGACCGCCATTGGCCTGGTGGCCGTTGGTGTGGGCGTGACCCTGGTGCCGGCGTCGGTGCAGCAGCAACACCGCACCGATATCGAATATGTCAGCCTGCTCGACAGTGGCGCCGTCAGCCCGATCATCCTCAGCCGGCGCAAGGGCGACGTGAGCCCGATCGTGCAGCGTTGCCTGGCATTGATTGCGCAGCAGGCCGAATGA
- a CDS encoding muconate cycloisomerase family protein: protein MTSALIERIEAIIVDLPTIRPHKLAMHTMQQQTLVVLRVRCSDGVEGIGEATTIGGLAYGYESPEGIKANIDAHLAPALIGQPADNINAAMLKLDKLAKGNTFAKSGIESALLDAQGKRLGLPVSELLGGRVRDSLEVAWTLASGDTARDIAEAVHMLEIRRHRVFKLKIGANPLHQDLKHVVAIKRELGDSASVRVDVNQYWDESQAIHACQVLGDNGIDLIEQPISRINRSGQVRLNQRSPAPIMADESIESVEDAFSLAADGAASIFALKIAKNGGPRAVLRTAQIAEAAGIALYGGTMLEGSIGTLASAHAFLTLRQLTWGTELFGPLLLTEEIVNEPPQYHDFQLHVPRTPGLGLTLDEQRLARFARR from the coding sequence ATGACAAGCGCGCTGATTGAACGTATTGAGGCAATTATCGTCGACCTGCCGACGATTCGCCCGCACAAGCTGGCGATGCACACCATGCAGCAGCAGACCCTGGTGGTATTGCGTGTTCGCTGCAGCGATGGTGTGGAAGGCATCGGCGAAGCCACCACCATCGGCGGCCTGGCCTATGGCTACGAAAGCCCCGAGGGCATCAAGGCCAACATCGATGCGCACCTGGCGCCGGCGCTGATCGGCCAGCCGGCAGACAACATCAATGCCGCCATGCTCAAGCTGGACAAGCTGGCCAAGGGCAACACCTTTGCCAAGTCGGGTATCGAGAGTGCCTTGCTCGACGCCCAGGGCAAGCGCCTGGGCCTGCCGGTCAGCGAACTGCTGGGTGGCCGCGTGCGCGACAGCCTGGAAGTGGCCTGGACCCTGGCCAGCGGCGACACCGCCCGCGACATTGCCGAAGCCGTGCACATGTTGGAGATTCGCCGGCATCGGGTGTTCAAGCTGAAGATCGGCGCCAACCCGTTGCATCAGGACCTCAAGCACGTGGTCGCGATCAAGCGCGAGCTGGGCGACAGCGCCAGCGTGCGGGTAGACGTCAACCAGTACTGGGACGAGTCGCAGGCCATCCATGCCTGCCAGGTGCTCGGCGACAACGGTATCGATCTGATCGAGCAACCGATTTCGCGCATCAACCGCAGCGGCCAGGTGCGCCTGAACCAGCGCAGCCCGGCGCCGATCATGGCCGATGAATCGATCGAAAGCGTCGAAGACGCCTTCAGCCTGGCCGCCGACGGCGCGGCCAGCATCTTCGCCCTGAAAATAGCCAAGAACGGCGGCCCCCGCGCCGTATTGCGCACCGCGCAAATTGCCGAGGCTGCCGGCATCGCCCTGTATGGCGGGACCATGCTCGAAGGCTCGATCGGCACCCTGGCCTCGGCTCATGCCTTTCTTACGCTGCGTCAGCTTACCTGGGGCACCGAGCTGTTCGGGCCGCTGCTGCTGACCGAAGAAATCGTCAACGAGCCACCGCAGTACCACGATTTCCAGTTGCATGTTCCACGCACCCCGGGCCTGGGTCTGACCCTGGACGAACAGCGCCTGGCGCGCTTCGCCCGTCGCTGA
- the catC gene encoding muconolactone Delta-isomerase: MLFHVKMTVKLPVDMDPAKAAKLKADEKELAQRLQREGIWRHLWRIAGHYANYSVFDVPSVEALHDTLMQLPLFPYMDIEVNGLCRHPSSIHSDDR, from the coding sequence ATGCTGTTCCACGTGAAGATGACCGTGAAACTGCCGGTCGACATGGACCCGGCCAAGGCCGCCAAGCTCAAAGCCGACGAAAAGGAACTGGCCCAGCGCCTGCAGCGCGAAGGCATCTGGCGCCACCTGTGGCGCATTGCCGGGCACTACGCCAACTACAGCGTGTTCGATGTACCCAGCGTCGAGGCGCTGCACGACACCCTGATGCAGCTGCCACTGTTCCCGTACATGGACATCGAGGTCAACGGCCTGTGCCGGCACCCCTCGTCGATCCACAGCGACGACCGCTGA